In Rahnella variigena, one DNA window encodes the following:
- a CDS encoding TetR/AcrR family transcriptional regulator translates to MRYESEHKPKIRERIVKEAAKAIRAKGPLQVSVAGVMSKAGLTHGGFYAHFASKDALIEAAITQMFNQVMARWDKDNQGLTAQQQLAGYIDFYLSPWHRDNRAQGCPVSALASETPRMPAACQAEFARGIERIRGMILRQLTEMGVEDPHTTAISVSAELMGSLSLARCEPDREASDALLGNARKTVKARLNLPEE, encoded by the coding sequence ATGCGCTATGAAAGTGAACATAAACCTAAAATCCGCGAGCGGATCGTGAAAGAAGCGGCGAAAGCTATCCGCGCCAAAGGGCCGTTGCAGGTCAGCGTGGCTGGCGTGATGAGTAAAGCCGGGCTGACGCACGGCGGGTTCTATGCGCACTTTGCCTCGAAAGATGCCCTGATCGAAGCGGCTATCACACAGATGTTTAATCAGGTGATGGCGCGCTGGGATAAAGATAATCAGGGGCTGACCGCACAGCAGCAACTGGCGGGGTATATCGATTTCTATCTGTCGCCATGGCACCGTGATAACCGTGCGCAGGGCTGCCCGGTTTCAGCGCTGGCCTCGGAAACACCCCGTATGCCGGCAGCTTGCCAGGCGGAGTTTGCGCGGGGAATCGAACGGATCCGTGGGATGATTTTACGTCAGCTGACAGAGATGGGCGTTGAGGATCCGCACACCACGGCGATATCAGTCAGTGCAGAGCTGATGGGCAGCTTGTCGCTGGCACGTTGCGAACCGGATCGTGAAGCTTCGGATGCGTTGCTGGGAAATGCGCGGAAGACGGTGAAAGCGCGGCTGAATTTGCCGGAAGAATAA